A window of the Zeugodacus cucurbitae isolate PBARC_wt_2022May chromosome 2, idZeuCucr1.2, whole genome shotgun sequence genome harbors these coding sequences:
- the LOC105220232 gene encoding 28S ribosomal protein S11, mitochondrial isoform X2: MQKQCGEVKEMFFPDIQTSHQLFNGIPFAELPVCNIRVSPNNTIISVTDFKGVPRLIRSCGIEGFKNTRKGTNIAAQATAITISEKAIELGWKTVRVKVRGLGPGRMSAIKGLQMGGLNIVSITDSTLVSWNPPRARKQRSL; encoded by the exons atgcagaaacaatgtggtgaagt AAAAGAAATGTTCTTCCCAGATATCCAAACAAGTCATCAATTATTTAATGGGATTCCTTTTGCTGAATTGCCAGTTTGTAATATACGAGTATCTCCTAACAACACTATAATAAGCGTTACGGATTTTAAGGGTGTACCTAGGCTAATCCGATCTTGCGGTATCGAAGGTTTTAAAAATACTCGAAAAGGTACAAATATTGCAGCTCAAGCTACAGCAATAACTATTAGCGAG aaaGCAATAGAATTAGGTTGGAAGACCGTCCGGGTAAAGGTACGTGGATTGGGACCTGGCCGTATG TCTGCTATTAAAGGTTTGCAAATGGGAGGTCTTAATATTGTTTCCATTACTGATTCAACGCTTGTATCTTGGAATCCCCCTCGTGCCAGAAAGCAAAGAagtttgtaa
- the LOC105220232 gene encoding 28S ribosomal protein S11, mitochondrial isoform X1, with translation MMIRSLATVFELCCPRSLYIKEACKLHTSVVMRKVEDRKGMMASMPEKDEGTSGEKSIDIDTLIQKKEMFFPDIQTSHQLFNGIPFAELPVCNIRVSPNNTIISVTDFKGVPRLIRSCGIEGFKNTRKGTNIAAQATAITISEKAIELGWKTVRVKVRGLGPGRMSAIKGLQMGGLNIVSITDSTLVSWNPPRARKQRSL, from the exons ATGATGATACGGTCGTTAGCTACTGTTTTTGAGTTGTGTTGCCCTAGATCTCTTTATATTAAAGAGGCTTGTAAGCTGCATACCTCAGTTGTTATGCGAAAAGTAGAAGACCGCAAGGGCATGATGGCTTCTATGCCCGAGAAAGATGAAGGAACAAGTGGAGAGAAATCAATTGATATAGATACGCTAATCCAGAA AAAAGAAATGTTCTTCCCAGATATCCAAACAAGTCATCAATTATTTAATGGGATTCCTTTTGCTGAATTGCCAGTTTGTAATATACGAGTATCTCCTAACAACACTATAATAAGCGTTACGGATTTTAAGGGTGTACCTAGGCTAATCCGATCTTGCGGTATCGAAGGTTTTAAAAATACTCGAAAAGGTACAAATATTGCAGCTCAAGCTACAGCAATAACTATTAGCGAG aaaGCAATAGAATTAGGTTGGAAGACCGTCCGGGTAAAGGTACGTGGATTGGGACCTGGCCGTATG TCTGCTATTAAAGGTTTGCAAATGGGAGGTCTTAATATTGTTTCCATTACTGATTCAACGCTTGTATCTTGGAATCCCCCTCGTGCCAGAAAGCAAAGAagtttgtaa
- the LOC105220425 gene encoding guanine nucleotide-binding protein-like 3 homolog isoform X1, with protein sequence MALKRLKTKKSKRQSGRLKHKIEKKVREHNRKMRRETKKNPKKGGKKQKLIQIPNICPFKEEILKDVEESKKRNEEERNRRREAFKQQKKENKFKNLQDLVVDATNREDVHSSTHVDNADEKEYRPSISKEQSLKQYFKEFNKVIQNADVVLEVVDARDPLGTRCNEVERAVRSASGNKRLVLILNKADLVPRENLNNWIRYFRRFGPVTAFKASTQDQTSKLGRRKFNQTKTEKALQGSVCVGAELLMSMLGNYCRNKGIKTSIRVGVVGIPNVGKSSIINSLTRGKTCSVGCTPGITKVMQEVELDSKIKLIDCPGIVFTNAGKESSEAVVLKNVQRVGDVKDPFTIAESVLKRASKQYFCNLYDITEYDSFEEFFAKKAARMGKFLRKGVPDVVAAARSVLNDWNSGKIKYCTQPPETERREDIHVSASIVQSDAREFEVENFEAMESEILNNCFVKSEEVMEVTSNGPVEMKMSLDDTETKKSIHPVVNESEIPNKKKRKIMDTNDTSTVDSVMNLEGNQALNKNMKDIVKKRKKQNARNEKKISQITNVLDGFSLEASTDDKYDFNKDYEI encoded by the exons ATGGCTCTGAAAAGATTGAAaa cCAAAAAGTCAAAGCGACAATCTGGACGactaaaacataaaattgaaaagaaagtgCGCGAACACAATCGAAAAATGCGTCGTGAGACGAAGAAAAACCCTAAAAAAGGAGGCAAAAAGCAAAAGCTAATACAAATACCGAACATTTGTCCATTTAAAGAAGAGATTTTAAAAGACGTAGAGGAGTCGAAAAAACGTAATGAAGAGGAAAGAAATCGACGACGTGAGgcatttaaacaacaaaaaaaggaaaataaattcaaaaacctTCAAGATTTAGTTGTGGATGCGACTAATCGGGAGGACGTTCATTCTTCTACTCACGTGGACAATGCTGATGAG aaGGAGTATAGGCCATCTATCAGCAAGGAACAATCTCTTAAGCAGTACTTCAAggaattcaataaagttattcAGAATGCTGATGTAGTTTTAGAGGTGGTAGATGCACGTGATCCACTGGGAACTCGATGCAATGAAGTTGAAAGGGCTGTGCGCTCTGCATCGGGTAATAAACGTTtagtattaatattaaacaaagcTGATTTGGTACCGCGTGAAAATCTAAACAATTGGATTCGGTATTTTCGTCGGTTTGGTCCAGTTACTGCTTTCAAAGCATCAACTCAAGATCAGACATCAAAATTGGGTCGACGAAAATTTAATCAAACCAAAACTGAAAAGGCTCTGCAAGGATCTGTATGTGTAGGAGCTGAATTGTTAATGTCGATGCTTGGAAATTATTGCCGCAATAAAGGCATTAAAACATCAATCCGTGTGGGGGTTGTGGGAATACCAAACGTTGGAAAGAGTTCTATAATAAATTCTTTAACTCGTGGCAAAACGTGCTCTGTTGGTTGCACTCCCGGAATAACAAA AGTCATGCAGGAAGTTGAACTTGATTCTAAAATAAAGCTTATTGATTGCCCGGGCATTGTTTTTACTAATGCAGGAAAAGAAAGTTCTGAGGCagttgtattaaaaaatgtccAACGTGTGGGCGACGTTAAAGATCCTTTTACTATCGCCGAAAGTGTGTTAAAGCGTGCGAGTAAGCAGTACTTCTGTAATCTTTATGATATTACAGAGTATGATAGTTTCGAAGAATTTTTTGCTAAAAAGGCAGCGAGAATGG gtaaatttttaagaaaaggtGTACCTGATGTTGTTGCAGCCGCCCGCAGTGTCCTTAATGATTGGAATAGTGGTAAAATTAAATACTGTACACAACCTCCTGAAACAGAGCGAAGAGAAGATATCCATGTTAGTGCCTCAATAGTACAATCTGATGCTCGCGAATTTGAAGTCGAAAATTTTGAAGCTATGGAGAGTGAAATACTTAACAATTGTTTTGTTAAAAGTGAAGAAGTAATGGAAGTCACTTCAAATGGACCTGTGGAAATGAAAATGTCTCTTGACGACACTGAAACGAAAAAGTCTATACATCCCGTAGTGAATGAAAGCGAAAttccaaataaaaagaaaaggaaaataatGGATACAAATGATACATCTACAGTAGATTCCGTAATGAATTTAGAAG GTAATCAGGCTttgaataaaaacatgaagGATATAGTTAAAAAGCGAAAGAAGCAGAATGCACGCAACGAAAAGAAAATTTCTCAAATAACTAATGTTCTTGATGGGTTCAGCCTGGAGGCGAGTACTGATGACAAATATGATTTCAACAAAGACTACGAAATTTAA
- the LOC105220425 gene encoding guanine nucleotide-binding protein-like 3 homolog isoform X2: MALKRLKTKKSKRQSGRLKHKIEKKVREHNRKMRRETKKNPKKGGKKQKLIQIPNICPFKEEILKDVEESKKRNEEERNRRREAFKQQKKENKFKNLQDLVVDATNREDVHSSTHVDNADEKEYRPSISKEQSLKQYFKEFNKVIQNADVVLEVVDARDPLGTRCNEVERAVRSASGNKRLVLILNKADLVPRENLNNWIRYFRRFGPVTAFKASTQDQTSKLGRRKFNQTKTEKALQGSVCVGAELLMSMLGNYCRNKGIKTSIRVGVVGIPNVGKSSIINSLTRGKTCSVGCTPGITKVMQEVELDSKIKLIDCPGIVFTNAGKESSEAVVLKNVQRVGDVKDPFTIAESVLKRASKQYFCNLYDITEYDSFEEFFAKKAARMGKFLRKGVPDVVAAARSVLNDWNSGKIKYCTQPPETERREDIHVSASIVQSDAREFEVENFEAMESEILNNCFVKSEEVMEVTSNGPVEMKMSLDDTETKKSIHPVVNESEIPNKKKRKIMDTNDTSTVDSVMNLEVHMVYESHYDMYYMSVYGITQFWIASYSFTLQTSEIQWWPRSPVESVVKFSRPQVSNMRTIVPLGNYLPKVIRL, from the exons ATGGCTCTGAAAAGATTGAAaa cCAAAAAGTCAAAGCGACAATCTGGACGactaaaacataaaattgaaaagaaagtgCGCGAACACAATCGAAAAATGCGTCGTGAGACGAAGAAAAACCCTAAAAAAGGAGGCAAAAAGCAAAAGCTAATACAAATACCGAACATTTGTCCATTTAAAGAAGAGATTTTAAAAGACGTAGAGGAGTCGAAAAAACGTAATGAAGAGGAAAGAAATCGACGACGTGAGgcatttaaacaacaaaaaaaggaaaataaattcaaaaacctTCAAGATTTAGTTGTGGATGCGACTAATCGGGAGGACGTTCATTCTTCTACTCACGTGGACAATGCTGATGAG aaGGAGTATAGGCCATCTATCAGCAAGGAACAATCTCTTAAGCAGTACTTCAAggaattcaataaagttattcAGAATGCTGATGTAGTTTTAGAGGTGGTAGATGCACGTGATCCACTGGGAACTCGATGCAATGAAGTTGAAAGGGCTGTGCGCTCTGCATCGGGTAATAAACGTTtagtattaatattaaacaaagcTGATTTGGTACCGCGTGAAAATCTAAACAATTGGATTCGGTATTTTCGTCGGTTTGGTCCAGTTACTGCTTTCAAAGCATCAACTCAAGATCAGACATCAAAATTGGGTCGACGAAAATTTAATCAAACCAAAACTGAAAAGGCTCTGCAAGGATCTGTATGTGTAGGAGCTGAATTGTTAATGTCGATGCTTGGAAATTATTGCCGCAATAAAGGCATTAAAACATCAATCCGTGTGGGGGTTGTGGGAATACCAAACGTTGGAAAGAGTTCTATAATAAATTCTTTAACTCGTGGCAAAACGTGCTCTGTTGGTTGCACTCCCGGAATAACAAA AGTCATGCAGGAAGTTGAACTTGATTCTAAAATAAAGCTTATTGATTGCCCGGGCATTGTTTTTACTAATGCAGGAAAAGAAAGTTCTGAGGCagttgtattaaaaaatgtccAACGTGTGGGCGACGTTAAAGATCCTTTTACTATCGCCGAAAGTGTGTTAAAGCGTGCGAGTAAGCAGTACTTCTGTAATCTTTATGATATTACAGAGTATGATAGTTTCGAAGAATTTTTTGCTAAAAAGGCAGCGAGAATGG gtaaatttttaagaaaaggtGTACCTGATGTTGTTGCAGCCGCCCGCAGTGTCCTTAATGATTGGAATAGTGGTAAAATTAAATACTGTACACAACCTCCTGAAACAGAGCGAAGAGAAGATATCCATGTTAGTGCCTCAATAGTACAATCTGATGCTCGCGAATTTGAAGTCGAAAATTTTGAAGCTATGGAGAGTGAAATACTTAACAATTGTTTTGTTAAAAGTGAAGAAGTAATGGAAGTCACTTCAAATGGACCTGTGGAAATGAAAATGTCTCTTGACGACACTGAAACGAAAAAGTCTATACATCCCGTAGTGAATGAAAGCGAAAttccaaataaaaagaaaaggaaaataatGGATACAAATGATACATCTACAGTAGATTCCGTAATGAATTTAGAAG tACACATGGTTTACGAATCACACTACgatatgtactacatgtctgtctatggtataacacaattttggatTGCATcttattcgttcactttacaaacTTCGGAAATACAGTGGTGGCCTCGCTCGCCTGTCGAATCGGTCGTTAAATTTTCACGGCCCCAggtatcgaatatgaggactatAGTGCCTTTGGGTAATTATTTACCGAAG GTAATCAGGCTttga